The Natator depressus isolate rNatDep1 chromosome 8, rNatDep2.hap1, whole genome shotgun sequence genome window below encodes:
- the LOC141992116 gene encoding protocadherin beta-16-like, whose product MAAAAFQRGVCFRSDPGMAGRMEARPRKRQVLSFCLCLYVFLVACETIRYSVREEKKSGSLVANIAKDLKLDVGELSGRSARLVSKNTKEYFELNTRSGDVIIKEKIDREDLCGQSDPCLLQFEIVLENPLQLYPMEVQIDDVNDNSPTFSKNEFPLELPEHLPVNTRFPLERAQDSDVGTNGIQSYAILSNEHFSLDVQTRGDGSKYAELVLDKQLDREEQAQLMLILTAADGGLPQRTGTAQIRVNVLDTNDNFPQFSQSVYKVQLMENSPQDTLVTKVEASDLDQGSNAEITYSFRQVPDRILKLFKLNQFSGEITVLGIIDYEERSSYEMNIQATDGGGLYAHCKVLVQIEDMNDNAPEVTLTSLTSTIPEDSSPETVVALFSVRDRDSGDNGRTVCSIQDNVPFALKSTLKNYYELVTQKPLDREKVPEYNISITATDRGTPRLTSVRIIRVQLSDINDNPPVFNESSYVMYLKENNHPGLLIGTVHAADLDTEQNAKVTYSALPGNIGDLPFSSSISINSENGNVYALQSLDYEQTRDFQVTVRAADGGSPPLSSEVIVRVVIIDENDNAPFILYPLQNSSSPANDLVPRSAEAGYLVTKVVAVDGDSGQNSWLSYQLLKATDPGLFAVGLQTGEVKTSRPITSPDSVKQKLIVLVRDNGEPPRSTTSTLNVLLVDGFSDAYMQLLDVPQEEEQQDTLTLYLVISLSFVSFLFLVSVVTIIAIRLYKTRQCRERYVPSSRNFYCEPNFPTNPADTSVTGTLPQSYCYEVCLTTGSGTSEFKFLRPLVQSVSADPSAAGRSVLDSQINSQLKGEKESLREGRASVSEDSISRSSGAGCIVNKVIGINENSSQNGWLSYQ is encoded by the exons ATGGCTGCAGCAGCTTTTCAGAGAGGCGTGTGTTTCAGATCTGACCCGGGAATGGCTGGCAGAATGGAGGCTCGCCCCAGGAAAAGGCAAGTTCTGTCTTTCTGTCTATGTTTGTATGTGTTCTTGGTGGCGTGTGAGACGATCCGCTATTCTGTGCGTGAAGAGAAGAAAAGCGGGTCCCTAGTTGCTAATATTGCAAAGGATTTGAAACTGGATGTAGGGGAATTGTCTGGTCGCAGTGCTCGGCTAGTTTCTAAAAACACCAAAGAGTATTTTGAGCTGAACACGCGCTCCGGGGATGTGATAATAAAGGAGAAAATAGACCGTGAGGATCTGTGCGGACAGAGCGACCCGTGTTTGCTGCAATTCGAAATTgtgttggaaaatccactgcagCTGTACCCAATGGAGGTGCAGATAGATGATGTGAATGACAATTCCCCTACATTCTCTAAAAATGAATTCCCTTTGGAGCTGCCTGAACATCTCCCTGTAAACACCCGCTTCCCCTTGGAAAGGGCCCAAGATTCAGACGTAGGAACAAACGGCATACAGAGCTACGCAATCCTCTCTAATGAGCACTTCAGTCTGGATGTGCAAACCCGGGGAGACGGCAGTAAATACGCGGAGCTGGTGTTAGACAAACAATTAGATCGGGAGGAGCAGGCGCAGTTGATGCTGATTCTCACAGCTGCCGATGGGGGCCTTCCACAGAGAACTGGCACAGCCCAAATACGTGTTAATGTGCTTGATACGAACGATAACTTCCCCCAGTTTAGTCAGTCAGTTTACAAGGTGCAGTTAATGGAAAATAGTCCTCAGGACACTTTGGTCACTAAGGTTGAAGCTAGTGATTTGGATCAAGGCTCAAATGCAGAAATCACCTATTCATTCAGGCAGGTGCCTGACAGAATCCTCAAGTTATTCAAATTAAATCAATTTTCCGGAGAAATCACTGTTTTGGGGATAATTGACTATGAAGAAAGAAGCAGTTATGAGATGAACATCCAAGCCACGGATGGCGGGGGTCTATATGCGCACTGCAAAGTCCTGGTGCAGATCGAGGACATGAATGACAACGCCCCGGAAGTGACGCTGACGTCCCTCACCAGCACCATACCCGAGGACTCCTCCCCTGAGACAGTGGTGGCCCTGTTCAGTGTGAGAGACCGAGACTCCGGGGACAATGGCAGAACGGTCTGCTCCATTCAGGACAATGTCCCTTTTGCTTTAAAATCGACCCTGAAGAATTATTACGAGCTTGTTACACAAAAGCCCCTGGACCGAGAGAAAGTGCCTGAGTATAACATAAGCATCACAGCCACAGACCGGGGGACTCCGAGGCTCACCTCAGTGAGGATCATCCGTGTTCAGCTATCGGATATTAATGACAACCCCCCTGTATTTAATGAAAGTTCGTACGTCATGTACCTGAAGGAGAACAACCACCCGGGCCTGTTGATTGGAACTGTCCATGCTGCTGACCTGGACACAGAGCAGAATGCCAAAGTGACATATTCGGCGTTGCCTGGCAACATCGGTgacctccccttctcctcctccatctccatAAACTCCGAAAACGGGAATGTGTACGCTCTGCAGTCTCTGGATTATGAGCAAACGAGGGATTTCCAGGTTACAGTGAGAGCTGCAGATGGCGGGTCCCCTCCACTGAGTTCTGAAGTCATTGTCCGAGTTGTGATAATTGATGAAAATGACAACGCCCCCTTCATTTTATACCCTCTACAGAACAGCAGCTCCCCCGCTAATGACCTGGTTCCCAGATCGGCGGAGGCGGGTTACCTGGTGACGAAGGTGGTAGCTGTGGATGGAGATTCCGGTCAGAATTCTTGGCTTTCCTACCAGCTGCTCAAGGCCACAGACCCAGGTCTCTTCGCTGTGGGTCTCCAAACCGGGGAAGTAAAAACCAGCAGGCCTATAACGAGCCCAGACTCTGTTAAACAGAAACTTATCGTCCTGGTTAGAGACAACGGAGAGCCGCCCAGATCCACCACCTCGACGCTTAATGTGCTTCTGGTGGATGGGTTTTCAGACGCCTACATGCAGTTACTGGATGTACCACAAGAAGAGGAGCAGCAGGACACATTAACCCTGTATTTAGTCATTTCTTTGTCTTTCGTTTCATTCCTTTTTTTGGTTTCTGTGGTAACAATTATCGCCATCCGGCTATACAAGACAAGGCAGTGCCGAGAGCGGTATGTTCCATCGTCCAGGAACTTTTATTGTGAGCCCAACTTCCCCACAAATCCTGCGGACACGAGCGTCACTGGGACTCTGCCTCAATCTTATTGTTATGAGGTTTGCTTGACAACTGGGTCTGGCACAAGCGAATTTAAATTTCTGAGGCCGTTGGTACAGTCTGTATCCGCTGACCCCAGCGCTGCAGGAAGGTCCGTTCTTGACTCTCAGATTAACTCTCAGCTGAAAGGGGAGAAAGAATCTCTGAGAGAG GGCAGAGCTTCTGTCTCTGAAGACTCCATATCCAGATCTTCAGGCGCAGGCTGTATTGTTAACAAGGTGATAGGGATAAATGAGAACAGTAGTCAAAACGGTTGGCTTTCCTACCAATAG
- the LOC141992669 gene encoding protocadherin beta-16-like yields METRSRKRQVVSFFLCLCVSLVACETIRYSVREEKKSGSLVANIAKDLKLDVEKLSGRSARLVSKNTKEYFELNTRSGDVIIKEKIDREDLCGQSDPCLLQFEIVLENPLQLYRMEVQIDDVNDNSPKFSQNEYVLKMPEQIPINTRFPLEGAQDSDIGTNGIQSYAINPNGHFRLEVQTLDTDGSKYAELVLDKQLDREEQAQLMLILTAADGGLPQRTGTAQIRVNVLDTNDNFPQFSQSVYKVQLMENSPRDTLVTKVEASDLDQGSNAEITYSFRQVPDRILKLFKLNQFSGEITVLGIIDYEERSSYEMNIQATDGGGLSAHCKVLVQIEDTNDNAPEVTLTSLTSTVPEDSSPETVVALFSVRDRDSGDNGRTVCSIQDNVPFALKSTLKNYYELVTQKPLDREKVPEYSISITATDRGTPRLTSVRIIRVQLSDINDNPPVFNESSYVMYLKENNHPGLLIGTVHAADLDTEQNAKVTYSALPGNIGDLPFSSSISINSENGNVYALQSLDYEQTRDFQVTVRAADGGSPPLSSEVIVRVVIIDENDNAPFILYPLQNSSSPANDLVPRSAEAGYLVTKVVAVDGDSGQNSWLSYQLLKATDPGLFAVGLQTGEVKTSRPITSPDSVKQKLIILVRDNGEPPRSTTSTLNVLLVDGFSDAYMQLLDVPQEEEQQDTLTLYLVISLSFVSFLFLVSVVTIIAIRLYRRRQCRELYVPSSRNFYCEPNFPTNPTDPRSTGTLPQSYCYEVCLTTGSGTSEFKFLRPLVPSLSADPSAAGGSVLDSQINSQLKEEKESLREVSAYFTPFASIPWLNMFFSTALKIT; encoded by the coding sequence ATGGAGACTCGCTCCAGGAAAAGGCAAGTTGTGTCTTTCTTTCTATGtttgtgtgtgtccctggtgGCGTGTGAGACGATCCGCTATTCTGTGCGTGAAGAGAAAAAAAGCGGGTCCCTAGTTGCTAATATTGCAAAGGATTTGAAACTGGATGTAGAGAAATTGTCTGGTCGCAGTGCTCGGCTAGTTTCTAAAAACACCAAAGAGTATTTTGAGCTGAACACGCGCTCCGGGGATGTGATAATAAAGGAGAAAATAGACCGTGAGGATCTGTGCGGACAGAGCGACCCGTGTTTGCTGCAATTCGAAATTgtgttggaaaatccactgcagCTGTACCGAATGGAAGTGCAGATAGATGATGTAAATGACAATTCCCCTAAATTCTCTCAAAATGAATACGTTTTAAAAATGCCGGAACAAATCCCCATAAACACCCGCTTCCCCTTGGAAGGAGCCCAAGATTCAGACATAGGAACAAACGGCATCCAGAGCTACGCAATCAACCCCAATGGGCATTTCCGTCTGGAGGTACAAACCCTGGACACTGACGGCAGTAAATACGCGGAGCTGGTGTTAGACAAACAATTAGATCGGGAGGAGCAGGCGCAGCTGATGCTGATTCTCACAGCTGCTGATGGGGGCCTGCCACAGAGAACCGGCACAGCCCAAATACGCGTTAATGTGCTTGACACCAACGATAACTTCCCCCAGTTTAGTCAGTCAGTGTACAAGGTGCAGTTAATGGAAAATAGTCCTCGGGACACTTTGGTCACTAAGGTTGAAGCTAGTGATTTGGATCAAGGCTCAAATGCAGAAATCACCTATTCATTCAGGCAGGTGCCTGACAGAATCCTCAAGTTATTCAAATTAAATCAATTTTCCGGAGAAATCACTGTTTTGGGGATAATTGACTATGAAGAAAGAAGCAGTTATGAGATGAACATCCAAGCCACGGATGGCGGCGGTTTGTCTGCGCACTGCAAAGTCCTGGTGCAGATCGAGGACACGAATGACAACGCCCCGGAAGTGACGCTGACGTCCCTCACCAGCACCGTACCCGAGGACTCCTCCCCTGAGACAGTGGTGGCCCTGTTCAGTGTGAGAGACCGAGACTCCGGGGACAATGGCAGAACGGTCTGCTCCATTCAGGACAATGTCCCTTTTGCTTTAAAATCGACCCTGAAGAATTATTACGAGCTTGTTACACAAAAGCCCCTGGACCGAGAGAAAGTGCCTGAGTATAGCATAAGCATCACAGCCACAGACCGGGGGACTCCGAGGCTCACCTCAGTGAGGATCATCCGTGTTCAGCTATCGGATATTAATGACAACCCCCCTGTATTTAATGAAAGTTCGTACGTCATGTACCTGAAGGAGAACAACCACCCGGGCCTGTTGATTGGAACTGTCCATGCTGCTGACCTGGACACAGAGCAGAATGCCAAAGTGACATATTCGGCGTTGCCTGGCAACATCGGTgacctccccttctcctcctccatctccatAAACTCCGAAAACGGGAATGTGTACGCTCTGCAGTCTCTGGATTATGAGCAAACGAGGGATTTCCAGGTTACAGTGAGAGCTGCAGATGGCGGGTCCCCTCCACTGAGTTCTGAAGTCATTGTCCGAGTTGTGATAATTGATGAAAATGACAATGCCCCCTTCATTTTATACCCTCTACAGAACAGCAGCTCCCCCGCTAATGACCTGGTTCCCAGATCGGCGGAGGCGGGTTACCTGGTGACGAAGGTGGTAGCTGTGGATGGAGATTCCGGTCAGAATTCTTGGCTTTCCTACCAGCTGCTCAAGGCTACAGACCCAGGTCTCTTCGCTGTGGGTCTCCAAACCGGGGAAGTAAAAACCAGCAGGCCTATAACGAGCCCAGACTCTGTTAAACAGAAACTTATCATCCTGGTTAGAGACAACGGAGAACCGCCCAGATCCACCACCTCGACGCTTAATGTGCTTCTGGTGGATGGGTTTTCAGACGCCTACATGCAGTTACTGGATGTACCACAAGAAGAGGAGCAGCAGGACACATTAACCCTGTATTTAGTCATTTCTTTGTCTTTCGTTTCATTCCTTTTTTTGGTTTCTGTGGTAACAATTATCGCCATCCGGCTATACAGGAGAAGGCAATGCCGAGAGCTGTATGTTCCATCGTCCAGGAACTTTTATTGTGAGCCCAACTTCCCCACAAATCCTACGGACCCGAGAAGCACTGGGACTCTGCCTCAATCTTATTGTTATGAGGTTTGCTTGACAACTGGATCTGGCACGAGCGAATTTAAATTTCTCAGGCCGTTGGTACCATCTCTATCCGCTGACCCCAGCGCTGCAGGAGGGTCCGTTCTTGACTCTCAGATTAACTCTCAGctaaaggaggagaaagaatCTCTGAGAGAGGTGAGTGCTTATTTCACTCCATTTGCATCAATACCTTGGTTGAATATGTTTTTTTCTACTGCTCTGAAAATTACCTAG